GGGCTGaatagtggagattttgcagttctcCAAACATATTTGTAGCctcacagacatttcattatcactgcattgatgttacctaggtgggtaatgaaacatctggaagccaacaaccaaggtcagaaagcaccagggaccccacaatATAGGAGCCGTTTCCctcctctgggttttttttttggggggggggtggacttGCCTCCATCTATTTTGCCACTTTTGCAtgtcccctttttttcttttcagtcttGTCTGATTCTTGGACAAGTCCTTGACGTTTTCTTGGTCAGATTGTCAGAAATACTCTTGCCTCCttcactgagaaaaagtgactggcccaaggttacccagctggctttgtgcccaaggcaggactagaactcatggtctcccagtttctctcCTGAGAACAGTTATAACTCttacagcaaactggctctctactGGCTGCTTATTCAGTACCAACCAGCCCAACTCAGCTTTGGCTTTTGTGAAgagggcctttggtggctcaatggactaagtctgtctgttattaacacagctgcttgcaattactgcaagttcaagtcccaccaggcccaaggttgactcagccttccatcctttataaggtaggtaaaatgaggacccagattgttgggggcaataaaagttgattttgtatataatatacaaatggatgaagactattgcttatttatttattttatttatttttatttattgaatttttataccgcccttctcccgaaggactcagggcggtgtacagccggagataaaatacaaaatatgtacaattaaaacaaattaaaacatatcaaaattacaaaaacggctaataagtaaaattaaatttaaaatatttaagaatattaataaaaccccaatttaaaatcaaactattatgccagtcccgcttgaataaataagtatgtttttagctcacgacggaaggtccgaagatcaggcacttgacgtaggccaggggggagttcattccagagcgtcgatgctcccacagagaaggccctacccctgggggccgccagccgacactgtttggcggacggcaccctaaggagaccctctctatgagagcgtacgggtcggtgggaggcatagggtagcagcaggcggtctcgcaagtacccgggtcctaagccatggagcgctttaaaggtagtaaccaaaatcttgaagcgcacccgaaagaccacaggaagccagtgcagactacggagcagtggtgttacgtgggagccacgagcggctcccattactactcgcgcagccgcattctggactaactgcagcctccgggtgcacctcaaaggcagccccatgtagagagcattgcagtaatccaaccgagacgtaaccagagcgtgagtgactgtgcataaggcatcccggtcaaggaagggacgcaactggaggaccaagcgaacttggtaaaaggccctcctggagacggccgccagatgttcatcaaaggacagccgtccatccaggaggacgcccaagttgcgaaccacctcctttggggccactaactcgcccccaacagtcagctgcgggtgcagctgactgtaccggggtgccggcatccacagccactccgtcttggagggattgagcttgagtctatttctccccatccagacccgtacagcttccaggcaccgggacagcacttcgaccgcttcgttggggtagtccggggtggaaaagtacagctgagtatcatcagcgtacagatgataactcaccccgaaaccactgatgacctcacccagcggcttcatatagatgttgaacagggtaggcaagagaatcgacccgaggcaccccacaagtgaggcgccttgtggacgacctctgcccccctgtcaacaccgtctgcaaccggtcagagagataggaggagaaccaccgataaacggtgcctcccactcccaatccctccaaccggcgcagcaagataccatggtcgatggtatcaaaagccgctgagagatctaataggaccaaggcagaggaacaacccctgtccctggccctccagaggtcatccaccaacgcgaccaaagccgtctccgtgctgtaaccgggtcggaagccggactggaacggatctagatagacagtttcctccaggtgccgggggagctgccacgcaaccacactctctacaaccttcgccacaaagcgaaggttggagactggacggtaatttcccaaaatagctgggtccagggaaggcttcttcaggagaggtctcaccaccacctctttcaaggcggcggggaaaaccccttcaaccaaagaagcgtttataatcccctggagccagcctcgtgtcacttcctgagcagccagcactagccaggaaggacacaggtccagtaaacatgtggttgcatgcaacctccccagcaacctgtccacgtcctcgagagccacagaatcaaactcatcccaaataacctcaacaagacgagtctccgccatcccggttggatcatcgcaatcttggtccaagctatcccgaagctgaacgattttatcgtatagataaccgttaaactcctcagcccgtccctgtaaggggtcatcccgtccctcctgatgaaggagggaacgggtcacccgaaacagagcggccgggcggttatctgccgatgcaatgagggtggaaacgtaggaacgtttcgcctccctcattgccactaggtaggtcttagtaaaagacctcactagtgtccgatcagcctcggaacagctggacctccaggtactctctaggcgtcttctccggcgtttcatctctcttagctcctcggaaaaccagggagccaattgagatctacgccgggtcagaggccgcaaaggcacgacacggtccaaagccccagccgcggcctgttcccaagccgcaaccagttcttcagtcgtgccgtgggcaagatcctcagggaacggcccaagctctgtcagaaacctctccgggtccatcaggcgcctaggacggaaccaacgtgttggctccgtctccctgcggtggtgagcagcggtccgaaagtctaggcgaagaagaaaatgatctgaccatgacaccggttctttcactacatctcctaaatccagatcattaacccactgaccagagataaaaatcaagtctagcgcgcctcccccaatgtgtgtagggccatcagttacttgaatcaggtccaaggccgtcatggaggcctggaactcctgaaccaccgttgatgacaagccggccgatggcaagttgaaatcccccaagactaaaagtctgggaatctcaaccgccacgccagcaagcacctctagtagctcaggtagggctgtagtcacgcagcaaggagccaggtacgtgatcaacagccccatctgattccgatggccccacttcacaaggagggattcacagccagctatctgaggaacagtggactccctcggctccagactttctttaatcacaaccgccacccccccacccctaccttgggccctcggctgatggaatgcacggaaacccggagggcacagttcaaccaggggtacacacccttctgcgcccaaccaggtctccgtaatgcccataaagtccgcggactccctctgaataaggtcacaaatcaggggagccttgttgaccacggaccgggcattgcagagcatcagccgaagacccaagctctgagggtcctgaccatccggggaacgagtgaggactggggggccggagcacgtgatcgcttttaaacattgaccacgtgctcccaaagaacgatacagccccctgcctccgccacatctgcccctcccacttaccgtacagatggaataatactctctgctctgtacaaacccctcccccactgtcttcggaccaactgaaatagtgtcgtgagcacgtGCTGGGACTGGAcacaccctccccgacgggtttcctccaacacccaccctccctcccccccccaacccacgcccgtcaatttccaccctccccgtaaaattcccattaaaactccccttaaaaaaacggttaaaacaattaattaaaaatcccctaagtctcctattcttggcatgccatctctcggggttccaaaacccgtcctcaagatgggccctcgataacgtagagggccaaacccacgagagaggggaatctcctagggcaagaaggtcagccgctgaaaatgtccgcatgatgaaaaaacacggcaagcagacccatcctggacggtcaggatatctccgggtgggaaaagtcgatggaaatccatctcagtctcagtctcgggcggtagatgaaatagtcaccgccttatacaatcactcagcaccgcacagtgtaagccgccctgagtcttcggagaagggcgggatataaatgcaaataaaaacaaaaaacaaaagagcagccacccagGCAAACAGCTGCCATTTGCTGTGACTTTTGAAGGCCTCTGGCTAGATGCCTTCAACTTGGTGCAGATAAGCAAGGCAGTGGATTAAGCTGTAAACTGCAATCCTATCTGCATTTACTTGTAGGTGAGCTGCAATGTAATCCACCTATTGACAGGATTACTGATGGTTGCCAAAATGCCTGACGCAAGCTTTCTTATTCTGAACTCTTACTGTTCAAATGAGAATGCTATGGATACTGGCTTGTGTAGCTGAGCACGGCGCTGTCTGTTTTGTACTTACCGGTTTCAAAAGTCAGGTTAGACTGACAgagcattgtttctcaaccttggcaattttaagataggtggacttcaactcctagaattcatcagccagcatgctggccacAGAATTCTGGTAGTTGGAGTCCACCATGTTAAAGTTACCCATGTTGAGAGATTAGTTACTTagggatagacagagagagagagagagagagaagaaaacctGGTTTTGACACTTTTGTTCTTTCTgtttcatgatttaaatcactgttTAGCAATTGAGTCAAGAGTGCTCACTCCCCTGTCAGTAAGTAAAAGACTGGCTTTTTACTTCGATTTTCTTACAAATCCAAATGGCTGCTCCATTAGTCCCTTCTGTAatgatatagaataacagagttggaagggaccttgtaagtcatctagtccaaccccctacccaagcaggagaccctacaccatttctgacagatggcagtccagtctcttcttgaaagcttccagtgatgaagctcccacaacttccaaaggaaagctattccattggttgattgttctcactgtcagaaaaattctccttatttctagattggctctcttcttgatcagtttccatccattatttccttGCCTggcgttcaggtgctttggaaaataggttgactccctcttctctatggcagcccctcaaatattggaacactgctatcatgtctcccctggtccttctcttcactacgactagccatacccagttcctgcaacagttcatttccagtcccctaatcatcttggttgctcttctctgcactctttctagagtctcaacatccaaaactggatgcagtactctagctgtggccttattaaggctttatagagtggtattactacctcacatgatcttgattgaatGGTAACTGTGGTTCATCTGCTATGGTAATGGAAACCTCCCAAAACATCTGTGGTGCATTAAATAAGCTGGGTGTGGTGTGTTAAGAAAGGCTTATTTCAAGAAAGCTGTAACGtgtaaaacgacgctatagagcactgcacaccagaacaactagacacaagaacagttttttcccgaaggccatcactctgctaaacaaataattccctcaacactgtcagactatttactgaatctgcactactattaatcgtttcatagttcccatcaccaatctctttccacttatgactgtatgactataacttgttgctggcaatccttatgatttatattgatatcttgatcatcaattgtgttgtaaatgttgtaccttgatgaacgtatcttttcttttatgtacactgagagcatatgcaccaagacaaattccttgtgtgtccaatcacacttggccaataaaattctattctattctattctaatgtggaGGATCCCTAAGTTTCCATTTCGTGCTTTCTGTGGACAGGTTTTGGCAGATGCCCGCACCTGTCAATTTTCTGGGATGGCAGCTTGAAGGTTGGACTTTAATAACTTTCAGGGATCATACAGTATGTTCCCATGTGATTTATTTCAAATTTACTGGGATGCGGGGGAAGGAGAGCGAGCTTAAATCAACCTCCCCCTCTATTTCCATTCTTGTAATTGTGGTGGCATACATACAGACCCGTATCTTGAACCCATTCCAATAGGCATCatttaggtttgtttttttaaaaatccaattgggattgcagaaaatatgacttcagcaacagaatggtcaatgcctggaatgcactacctgactctgtagtttcttccccaaacccctaaaactttaagtgttaaatttatatcctatgactatcattaagtgttgtaagtgttgtatcttgatgaacgtgtcttttcttttctgtacactgagagcagatgcaccaagacaaattccttgtgtgtccaatcacacttggccaattaaagaaaaatctattctattaagtttaaactgtctactgttgacctcaccccattcctaagaggtctgtaagaggcgtgcataagcacaccagcgtgcctaccgtccctgtcctaatattcctttttacttattcttttcatgtatccaaattatgtttatacttttacctgttaccttatatatgattgacaaattaaattaaattaaatttaaaaaccgtAGTGGCAAAGTCGCATTTCAACACGAGGGAGAAACTGGCGACCAACTGCACTGCAGGCTAAAAACAAAAATCGAAGCAGGGTTGACTTTTTTCCTGTCACATCAAACCAGGGGACCGCATAAAAACCTTGAGCACGATCGCAGGGAGACTCGgggtccttcccttcttttcctttcccctgcTGGTGTCTGGGAAACGTGGAGCGCCCACCTCGCCGCTCTTCTCCGCAGGGCCGCCAGGGGTCTCCGGCTGATGCGCTAGCTAGCCCGGCAGAGGCCGCCTCTTGCGCGGAGAAATCTTTCCGTGGCGcagcttcctgtgcctgactcagCTCTCAACCGGGCGAGGATTGGCTGAACTGGCCCGGGAGCTCAGCCTTGCCTTGGGAAGTCCAGCCTCGGCGGCCAGTCAGTAACCCTTGTGCAGCCTCCTCCTCCGATTGTGCCCGATCTGTTGCTTGCAGTGCCCAGGGTTCTTTGCTCTGGCGCCGGTGCTTTCCCCTCCGCCGGGCGCGCGCGGGTGCTCCGGCCGCCGCTCTCTGCTGGCGGATCCCTCCTGCTGCATCGGGTCTCGCCCGATCCTGGTAAGTAACCGGGACGTGGAGAAGCTTGAGCTGGGCCTTTCCCGCGGTCTTCGGGCTTGGAAAGTGGGTCTCTCGGTCCCGCCTGATTCCTTCCCGGGGATCGCCGGAGGGAAAGCGGGACCGAGCGTCGCATGATCCTCCGCGCTTTCGCCTATGTGCTTCGGCTGGGGCTTGGTGGCTGCCGTCTGCTGATCTAGGCCGCTATTGTTTTCTTGTGGGCTGACTGCTGCCCGCAGGATTAAACATCTCTGCACAAAAGGAGATCCTGCTAttttgctccccccacccccccgatcAGTGGATCTTTATCTGAAtcaatgcaagaaaaaaaaaatgtttgcgcTTTCCTAGTTAGCAACAGCCCCATAAGGTAAGCCTGCCTGCGCGATCCGGGCTGTAAAAAATCCCGATGTCCATTCTATCTGGTAGCAAAGAATCCCGTTGCCCTCTTGCTGTTTGCTGCACTTGGTTTGCTTCCTGCAGCCCTTTTCATTTGCCGATCTAGGTAACATTGCAGTAGCGATGTATAAACGATTTAAGAAgcaaacaaaaatgtaaaaaaaaaggaaaagaacaatCTGAAGCACATTTTCCGGTGGTGTAATTGGAATCTAGAGAAGGGAGAACCAGCACAATAGGCAGGAATcgtttaaatcattttttatcatctttgttaTGATGTGGCGGACTtgaaaatgtatggacttcaactcccagaattcccctgccagcatgttgaaaaacactgttttagaTGAAACAATGCAGCCAGGTAGCCCAGTCAGAAACTGGTTAGGAAACTGTACTCCCTTGCGTCACTTTTtcttgttgggtaatgaaatatttgcaggAAGAAAACCAAGCTCAGCAAGCACTGACCCCCAATATTTTAACCCTCATTTACCCTTTGTAGCTAAAGGTCACTTCTTGTATATTCTCCATTATCTATCATTTGCAGCTTATCTATAGCCacgcaactctctctctctctctccctctctctccctccctccctccctccctccctccctccctttcttccttttcctttcacttaagtgaactgttgtaagtcaaggactaactgtatatctAACCCACAGTTCCCTAAtgtttctggctttgcagaccagcgggtggggggggagaggggttgGTTACATGTGAGTGGCTGGCAAGCATACACACGCACATCTTTGTGCGAGTGGCATGCATACGCGCCTAACGCTCACTTATTAAGCGGGTCATTATGTGACCatgctcaattttatgaccttttctgcagTGGCTGTTAATtgaatgccacagtcattaaatgagcacAGCAATCATAACGTGAAACCATTAAATCCAAAGGCAAACCAAAAATAAACACCCATTTCGGGAAAAAGGCACAGAAAATGACACAGGATTGTGGAACCTGCAAAAGTGGCCGTAAATATGGGCcagctgccaagtgcccaaaatgtgatcatgtgaccaaggggtgGGGTGCGTGTGGCAGGTGTTGGGACTTGAAAACTGGGTTGTAAGTAGTTCTGGGGAGAACCGTCATAACTTCAAAAAGCCGCTAAGCCACACATTTGGGACTACCTGTCATATGGTTAATTTTCATGTGGGTTCTATTTCCATCCAGTCATTGAAAAGATGGTGAATGAAGAAGAGGAGAGTGCTCCCAAGCAGAGTGGCCCTAAACCAGCAGAGCCACACGAGATGCTGTCTGAGAGCTGCCAGAGCCACATGTCTCCAGACGTTGAATCGGAAGGAGGTGAAACCAACGAGACGGAACCGAGAAGCTCGAAGCGTGACCAGGGGAGCAATTCTCTTGCCGTCAACGGTGACGTTTCTGACGGCGAGAAGGTTTATCCCTCACAGACACAGTACATTTGCCCCGTTTGCGGGGAATGTTTCAGTGGGAGTTCCCGCCTTGTGGAACATCAGAGGGTTCACAAAGAGGAGAAGTTGCGCCCCTGCCCTGTCTGTGGAAAAGGTTACAACCAGGAAGCTGACTTGGTGGCGCACATGCAGAGTCACACTGATGAGAAGCCGTTTTCTTGTCTCGAGTGCGGGAGGAGCTTCCTATTCAGCTCAGACTTGGTGGCCCATCAAAAGGTCCATACTGGAGAGAAACCTTACATCTGCCTAGAGTGCGGGAAAGGCTTCTCCCAGAGTTCCCAGCTGATGTCCCATCGCAGAGTCCATACCGGGGAGAAGCCTTACGAGTGCATTATCTGCGAGAAGAGCTTCCGGTCCAACTATGACCTGGTCAACCATCAGAGGAgccacactggagagaaaccttACATATGCTCTGACTGCGGGAAGAGCTTCACCCGCAGCTCCCACCTCATTTCCCATCAGAGAGTCCACACGGGCGAAAGACCCTACCCTTGTGGGATCTGCGGGAAGCGTTTCCGGGACTGCTCCCATCTCATTCGGCACCAGAGGGTCCACACGGGTGAGAAACCGTACGAGTGCTCCATTTGTGGGAAGAGCTTCCGGGTGAATTACGACTTAGTCACCCATCAGAGGAACCACACTGGCGAAAAACCTTACGAATGCCCCGATTGTGGGAAAGGCTTTAAGCGGAGTTCGCACCTCATCTGCCACCAGAGAGTCCACACTGGAGAAAGGCCGTATCCCTGTGGCATCTGCGGGAAAAGCTTCAGCTACAGCTCAGACCTTATTAAGCACCAGagaatccacacgggggagaaacctTACGAATGTCACATCTGCGGGAAGAGCTTTCGGATCAATGCTGACCTGGTCactcaccagaggattcacaccggaGAGAAACCTTACACCTGctctgattgtgggaaatgttttgccCGGAGCTCACGTCTTGTGTCCCATCAGAGAGTCCACGTGAAGGACGGGACCTTGGGAACGTCTCTTTCTGAAACTGAGTCATCCCAGCCAGGAGCAGCTACTGTGTCCCCAGCTCCTGAGCACCCTTGGGCCAAGGAGGAGAAGCTGGCCCCAAGTGAGCCTCTGGCTCTGACCAGCCTGGGAACTTCTACTCAATTCGTCCTTGGTGATGCACCTCAGGCTGGCCACATGAGTGAAATAAAGATGGAGTGCAGGAGCTGAGACGCAAGAAAACTAGAAGGGAAACACTTACTTTCCAGTAACAAAGTAGTGTATAGAATCTGGAATCCCTTGCTCATTTTAATTAGCTTTCATGGAAAGTTTGCTTGATCAAACAAGATATTATccatggctcccccccccccccggtgtgcATATTGAAGGATAAATGAGTTGATCCAAGGAAGAATGAAGTATCCTGCGGCCGCAGCATGGTCTCACAGCCATATTTAAATTAAAAGCCATTTTGACATGGGCTGGCTTTGCTTCCCCAAAGAAATTCTTGGAAATATAGTTTGTTGAGAATTCTTGATTAAAAATGTATAGCTAGAGGTGGGAGGAGAAGTATACAAAAACGGATGTAATGCTGGAAccccttcaaaaatatatttattgatgcGAGCTAAAACAAGCAAAAATGGCACTGCTGTGTATGGGTTGCCTTGAAATGACAAATGGAGCAAGAAAAATATAACCGAAATTAGTGTTTATTTTAGGaaagtgttttcttttaaaataatgcaaaGTAATAATCTCTTATCCATCATGGTTGTTTCTTAAGAAATCCATACAACTTAGGGTTTATTTGCTCTGTTCCTCAGCGGAAAGCCATGACTTTTTAAGAATATGCTGAACACTCACAGTTCTTTTAAATGCAGTCTTCAGCTTCACAGAAACATTCTGTTGTTTATTATCTTCTAACAGTTTCTCTCCTACGTTTGTGCGTGCgtacttttaattaaaaacaacattgTTGCTATAATAAAAATGCTTTAGTTGGGTAGAATAAAGCTTTAAGTCATTAATAACTT
This genomic window from Ahaetulla prasina isolate Xishuangbanna chromosome 2, ASM2864084v1, whole genome shotgun sequence contains:
- the LOC131190294 gene encoding zinc finger protein 664-like; this translates as MVNEEEESAPKQSGPKPAEPHEMLSESCQSHMSPDVESEGGETNETEPRSSKRDQGSNSLAVNGDVSDGEKVYPSQTQYICPVCGECFSGSSRLVEHQRVHKEEKLRPCPVCGKGYNQEADLVAHMQSHTDEKPFSCLECGRSFLFSSDLVAHQKVHTGEKPYICLECGKGFSQSSQLMSHRRVHTGEKPYECIICEKSFRSNYDLVNHQRSHTGEKPYICSDCGKSFTRSSHLISHQRVHTGERPYPCGICGKRFRDCSHLIRHQRVHTGEKPYECSICGKSFRVNYDLVTHQRNHTGEKPYECPDCGKGFKRSSHLICHQRVHTGERPYPCGICGKSFSYSSDLIKHQRIHTGEKPYECHICGKSFRINADLVTHQRIHTGEKPYTCSDCGKCFARSSRLVSHQRVHVKDGTLGTSLSETESSQPGAATVSPAPEHPWAKEEKLAPSEPLALTSLGTSTQFVLGDAPQAGHMSEIKMECRS